The Miscanthus floridulus cultivar M001 chromosome 17, ASM1932011v1, whole genome shotgun sequence genome has a window encoding:
- the LOC136515417 gene encoding uncharacterized protein, translating to MVRGRGQDRLLLLYLLLLLLLSSSPSSSSSSPPPHLLSLLHPPTLPGMRAAWRRGAAGTRAARAVAGGAGSGGHAGGAGGGGWRGWWRRRRWRAGGVGGAGARAVAARAVRPRTVAGGAGGGGLGGRATRPRTVTGNACVCAGCVGRPSRRG from the coding sequence ATGGTGCGTGGCCGGGGGCAGGACCGGCTCCTACTCCTCtacctccttctcctcctcctcctctcctcctccccctcctcctcctcctcctcgcctcctcctcacctcctctccctcctccaccCGCCGACGTTGCCGGGCATGCGGGCAGCCTGGCGTCGCGGTGCCGCGGGCACGCGGGcggcgcgggcggtggcgggCGGCGCGGGCAGTGGCGGGCACGCGGGcggcgcgggcggtggcgggTGGCGTGGGTGGTGGCGGCGCAGGCGGTGGCGGGCGGGCGGTGTGGGCGGCGCGGGCGCACGGGCGGTGGCGGCACGGGCAGTGCGGCCGCGGACGGTGGCGGGcggcgcgggcggtggcggctTGGGCGGCCGGGCGACGCGGCCGCGGACGGTGACAGGCAACGCGTGCGTGTGTGCGGGGTGTGTGGGCCGGCCCAGCcggcggggttaa
- the LOC136517084 gene encoding peroxidase 5-like, producing the protein MHHNPDKKSSNRTCSTHTAMTTTKRHCLRFATVLASLLSATACLDVGFYDRTCPSAETIVQQTVATAFTNNSGVAPALIRMHFHDCFVRGCDGSVLIDSTANNTAEKDAPPNNPSLRFFDVVDRAKAALEAQCPGVVSCADVLAFAARDSVVLSGGLGYPVPAGRRDGQISNATEALNNLPPPFFNATQLADSFASKNLSIEDLVVLSGAHTIGVSHCSSFAGIGNQGDRLYNFSGSADGIDPALSKAYAFLLKSICPSNSSRFFPNTTVFMDLITPEGFDNKYYVGLTNNLGLFKSDVALLTNATMKALVDSFMSSEATFRTKFARSMLKMGQIEVLTGTQGEIRRNCRVINPANAADDVLADQSGSSGFTGVAAS; encoded by the exons ATGCATCACAATCCAGACAAGAAGAGCAGCAACAGGACGTGCTCTACACATACAGCCATGACGACGACGAAGCGGCACTGCTTGCGCTTCGCCACCGTCCTGGCGTCCCTTCTCTCGGCCACCGCCTGCCTCGACGTCGGCTTCTACGACAGGACGTGCCCCTCCGCCGAGACCATCGTGCAGCAGACCGTGGCGACCGCGTTCACCAACAACTCTGGCGTCGCTCCGGCACTGATCCGCATGCACTTTCATGACTGCTTTGTCAGG GGCTGCGACGGCTCGGTGCTGATCGACTCCACGGCCAACAACACGGCGGAGAAGGACGCGCCACCCAACAACCCCAGCCTCCGGTTCTTCGACGTGGTCGACCGTGCCAAGGCGGCCCTGGAGGCTCAGTGCCCCGGCGTGGTCTCCTGCGCCGACGTGCTCGCCTTCGCGGCGAGGGACAGCGTCGTGCTCTCCGGTGGCCTCGGCTACCCGGTGCCCGCCGGACGCCGTGACGGCCAGATATCCAATGCCACTGAAGCCCTGAACAACCTGCCTCCGCCGTTCTTCAACGCCACCCAACTGGCAGACAGCTTCGCCTCCAAGAACCTCAGTATTGAGGACTTGGTCGTCCTCTCCGGCGCACACACCATCGGCGTCTCGCACTGCAGCAGCTTCGCCGGAATTGGCAACCAGGGCGACCGGCTCTACAACTTCAGCGGCTCAGCTGACGGG ATTGACCCGGCGCTGAGCAAAGCCTACGCATTTCTCCTCAAGAGCATCTGCCCGTCCAACAGCAGCCGGTTCTTCCCCAACACGACGGTGTTCATGGACCTCATCACGCCGGAAGGGTTCGACAACAAGTACTACGTCGGCCTGACCAACAACCTGGGGCTCTTCAAATCAGATGTGGCACTGCTGACCAACGCAACGATGAAGGCGCTGGTCGACTCCTTCATGAGCAGCGAGGCAACTTTTAGGACCAAGTTCGCCAggtccatgctcaagatggggCAGATCGAGGTGCTAACCGGGACGCAGGGCGAGATCAGGCGCAACTGCAGGGTCATCAACCCTGCTAATGCCGCAGATGATGTTCTCGCTGATCAATCGGGTTCTTCAGGATTCACTGGAGTGGCTGCAAGCTAA